One stretch of Chryseobacterium fluminis DNA includes these proteins:
- a CDS encoding DUF6702 family protein yields MSLKLTSLFYAFLFLFQMGFPGSAKASTLHPYHVGSVEINYNSKSKTFEITGRFFLDDLEDGLSKKYGKPFHFNDSKYRSQLNEALKAYCSEYLKLKVNTRFVQVNYIGYEEDQESVNIYLESLPVEDPRKVEAAVSFLYNLFDDQINIVHIIVNGKRKSEKLTYPNRYLYQQF; encoded by the coding sequence ATGTCTCTGAAACTGACCTCACTTTTCTATGCCTTTTTATTTTTATTTCAGATGGGTTTTCCAGGCTCCGCTAAAGCCAGTACCCTTCATCCTTATCACGTAGGTTCTGTAGAGATAAACTACAATTCAAAATCAAAAACGTTTGAAATAACAGGACGCTTTTTTCTGGATGATTTAGAAGACGGGCTATCTAAAAAGTATGGTAAACCCTTCCATTTCAATGATTCAAAATACAGATCTCAGCTTAATGAAGCCTTAAAAGCATATTGTTCAGAGTATTTAAAACTAAAGGTGAATACCAGGTTTGTGCAGGTTAATTATATTGGATATGAAGAAGATCAGGAATCGGTGAATATATACCTGGAATCTTTACCGGTTGAAGATCCCAGGAAAGTGGAAGCTGCCGTAAGTTTCCTGTACAATTTATTTGATGATCAGATCAATATTGTTCACATCATTGTAAACGGGAAAAGGAAAAGTGAAAAACTAACGTATCCGAACCGGTATTTGTATCAGCAATTTTAA